In Xenorhabdus griffiniae, the genomic window CCCTAAGTTCGCCAAGATTGGTCAGGCGCAATGTTTCTTTCATTAAATCAAAACTGATTAAATCACCGTCGATCTTCGTTACAGTCAGACAACAACCGTTGTGAGAAACAGAAGCTCCCGTTTCAATTCCGGGTAATAATTCAGCCGGAAATTTAACAACATGGGTCCGAAAATGCACTTTTTCATCAATAGCAACTATCGGTGCTTTTCCCTGAACGATACCTGTAAACATGGACACCTCTTTATAATTTCATCGAGCGGATTAGTTTAACCCACTCATCACTTTTAAACAGCATTTCGTTTAAACATAGCGCTGTTTATACTGTTTATACCAATCTCACTTCAAGATGCAGCTTGCAAATCAATGTGATTGTTTATATCTCCCCCGCTACGCGGGGGAGATATACGCATTAAACTTCAAGTTGCAATTTACAACACGATATGAAACCTGATTTCTCCCCGCTTTGCGGGGAGAAATCACATACATCTTGAAGTGAGATTGGTATATAAGACGCATATTGAAAGGCGATTGGTATAAATACCATTTTATTTAATGCATTATTTGGGTTGAGTTTAGTTTCAATTGAGTATGGCTTCAATCATGCTGAGTATAAACATCATGCAATGATTGGATTAATAAAATGAGTCCTATACAATATGGCCGCTTATAAGCGATATATTTTCCATTAACATCGTTTGCTCGCAAAAATATTTCTTGTTTTTCTCGTTAATTTTCAATCAAAAAAGGTGTAGTACGTGCAGAAATATTTAAATGAAGCGCGTAGTTTGCTCGCTTTAGGGATCCCTGTTGTCATCGCACAGTTTTCACAAACTGCGATGGGTTTCGTCGATACCGTCATGGCTGGCAAAGCTGGTGCTGTTGAAATGTCAGCGGTTGCTGTTGGTACATCAATCTGGCTACCAACCATTCTATTTGGCCAAGGTTTATTGCTCGCCTTGACGCCAATCGTGGCACACATGAATGGCTCCGGCCAGAGAAAAAATGTTGCAGGCCAAATTCAGCAAGGATTTTGGCTTGCAACCTTTCTCTCTATCTTAACCATCGCAATACTGTATAACAGCCGATTTATTATAGAAGCACAACATAACGTTGATCCTGTATTGGCCCAAAAAGCCACGGAATTTATCCATGCCATCATGTGGGGAGCACCAGGTTATTTGTTTTATCAGGTTTTACGTGGTCAATGTGAAGGATTATCGAAAACCAAACCAGCAATGCTCATAGGCATTGCCGGGTTACTGGTCAATATTCCCGTTAACTATATTTTTATTTACGGTAAATTTGGTGCGCCTGCATTGGGTGGTGTCGGTTGTGGTGTTGCAACAGCAACCGTTTACTGGGTTATGTTCCTGTTGCTGCTTGCCTATGTGAAGCACGCTCCTTCCCAAAAAGATATCCACACATTCAACAAATTTGTCGGTCCTGAATGGCATACGCAAAAACGCATTACACTGCTTGGTCTGCCTATCGCTTTAGCGATGTTTTTTGAGGTTACTCTGTTTGCTGTCGTTTCGTTGTTGGTTTCTCCACTCGGTGTTGTGGCCGTTGCAGGGCACCAGATATCACTCAACTTCAGCTCCATGATGTTTATGTTCCCGCTATCATTGGGGATAGCTGCCACCATTCGCGTTGGCTACAACCTGGGGCAACAATCAACAGAAGGTGCCAGGATATCCGCATATACGAGTATTATTGTGGGCTTAATTATTGCCTGTATGACAGCGACCTTCACGGTACTGTTTAGCAAACACATTGCGTTTATGTACAACGATAACCCTGAGGTCGTTACTCTTGCCTCCCACTTAATGCTGTTTGCTGCGATTTACCAGCTTTCCGATGCAGTTCAGGTCATTGGCTCAGGGGTATTACGTGGGTATAAAGACACCCGTTCGATTTTCTTCATCACTTTTATTGCTTATTGGCTCTTAGGGTTGCCTAGTGGCTATATTCTGGCATTGACGGATTATGTCACTCAGCCGATGGGACCACAGGGGTTCTGGATTGGGTTTATTATCGGTTTAACCGCATCAGCATTTATGATGGGTTACCGTATTTTATGGACACAAAAACAGCCCGCCCATTTTGTTCTGAAACGTTCTACTCGTTAATTCAGCACACTATACCAATCTAACTTCAAGATACGTGTGATTTCTTCCCGCGAAGCGGGAAGAAATCAGGTTTCATAGCGTGCTGTAAATTGCAACTTGAAGTTTAATGCGTATAAGCCTACCAACATAAGGGAAAAAAGCTGCGAATTCATGCGAAAAGATGTAAATGCGAGCAGTTGAACAAGAATTTGCATTTTTCCCCTTGCCAGAAAGCTCAGTGCCCGTTAATATTCGTCCCCGTTGTCAGCCACAGACATTTAGATTGCGTCCGTAGCTCAGTTGGTTAGAGCACCACCTTGACATGGTGGGGGTCGGTGGTTCGAGTCCACTCGGACGCACCAAATATCTGGTTGACAAAAAATAGAATCTTGATGTGCGTCCGTAGCTCAGTTGGTTAGAGCACCACCTTGACATGGTGGGGGTCGGTGGTTCGAGTCCACTCGGACGCACCATATCTAGTTCATCACTTCACACCTCTGTTATACCAATTAGATTTACCCAATTTTCTCATTCCACTCCCCTCTTGTACTCATGAGCCAGATTTTTGCCCAATCTACCTGTGTACTAAAAATGCAATTATATTTTATTTGCGCAACAACTCTCTGATTTCTTTAATCATGAACCATGGTTATCTCCTCTTTTCTGTATGGAAATTCTTTCAAGCACTATTTTTTGATTCATTTCACAGAAATTAGTCTCTATAATACGCCTATGTCATAAGTTGAATGGTTTCAGCTAATTAATTTACCGAATCCAGAAAAAATTACAGATGATTAGTCGAACTAAATCCGCATATCTGCACATACCGAACTTCATGCTG contains:
- a CDS encoding MATE family efflux transporter — encoded protein: MQKYLNEARSLLALGIPVVIAQFSQTAMGFVDTVMAGKAGAVEMSAVAVGTSIWLPTILFGQGLLLALTPIVAHMNGSGQRKNVAGQIQQGFWLATFLSILTIAILYNSRFIIEAQHNVDPVLAQKATEFIHAIMWGAPGYLFYQVLRGQCEGLSKTKPAMLIGIAGLLVNIPVNYIFIYGKFGAPALGGVGCGVATATVYWVMFLLLLAYVKHAPSQKDIHTFNKFVGPEWHTQKRITLLGLPIALAMFFEVTLFAVVSLLVSPLGVVAVAGHQISLNFSSMMFMFPLSLGIAATIRVGYNLGQQSTEGARISAYTSIIVGLIIACMTATFTVLFSKHIAFMYNDNPEVVTLASHLMLFAAIYQLSDAVQVIGSGVLRGYKDTRSIFFITFIAYWLLGLPSGYILALTDYVTQPMGPQGFWIGFIIGLTASAFMMGYRILWTQKQPAHFVLKRSTR